The DNA sequence CTACAACGCTAATCCCATTCTTGATTGCAAATTCTAAATTCGCCATAACTGCGTCTGGGTGCGTGAAATCAACTACGACTTGGGCGCCACTTGAAATTAATTTATCGAGGGAATCACCAAGATCTAATTGCACAACAACTTCAAGATCGCTTGT is a window from the bacterium genome containing:
- a CDS encoding 4-hydroxy-tetrahydrodipicolinate reductase; this encodes MKVAVLGAKGRMGSESVKAISGTSDLEVVVQLDLGDSLDKLISSGAQVVVDFTHPDAVMANLEFAIKNGISVV